The DNA region cattctgtcaccgatggagtttcggttccttgccgctgtcgcctctggcttgcttagttggggtcacttcatctacagcgatatcgttgagttgattgcaaataaatgcacagacactatttaaactgaacagagatgacatcactgaattcaatgatgaactgccttaaactgtcattttgcattattgacacaccgttttcctaatgaatgttgttcagttgctttgacgcaatgtattttgtttaaagcgctatataaataaaggtgacttgacttgacatacacAGTAACCATTTAGCACAGGGGTGTCCAACTCTGTTAATGGCAATCGACTGTCCAGCAAAGTTTAGCTCctaccttaatcaaacacacctgaagcaacttaTTGTGGTCTTCCtgatcacttaaaaattaaaggtagGTGTGACTGATTagagttggagctgaactttgcaggacaaTTGATCGccaggaacaggattgggcaCTGTTCAGTTTGAATCTAAGGAATACAGCCAGAGCCGCTGCTGGctaaatgggtgccctaagcatgattgtattgttgtgcccccttcctcaaatatgatgaagaaaaaaaaaacacctatggGGTgaaaagtcgtggcctagtggttagagagtttgattaccaaccctagggttgtgggttcgagtctcggtccggcaataccatgacttcagtgcccttgagcaaggcactgaacccctaactgctccccgagcgccgcagcataaatggctgcccaatgctgcgggtgtgtgttcaaggtttgtgtgtgtgtttttttaatagaactttaatcaaataaaagagttaaaaaaataataaattgtattatttacaaattacaattatatatatatttttaattatatataactttattatgactaatttattttatagtctcaagccttcagaaatcatgcaaaagaaaattaagaagttttactatgataaaaccatggtttatttttgtaagggttgtgatgcccacatgtttttttatttgttgaagaaATTAGAGGCTGTGTCACCTAGGCTAtaacaaaaaggtggccaaaaatgaaagatttagtgaatatttgaattaaatgttttggccAATAGCCTAAAGAAGGATTGGATTGTCCTGTGTGTAGCACCAGCACTTACCAGGCCTTTTCATTTCTAATATCatgttatgtatataaatagtTTATTTAGTATAAGCCttcattatgtatttttaaccaatcattattaaccaatcattattgcctcatttattatataatacattaggtttttagtttttattacaacaaaaatattacagtacattaatacttctttgtaaattattatttgaagtaacaaaaccatggttaatttgcagtcaCCATGGAtacaagaatgatttttttttttttggtgttgttattgttaaaacaaTGGCTAATTTTAGTAAGGGAAACTGAAAAGTCAGAAAGAATATTAGATGGGTTTGTGGAGATGAAATTATTTCCGACATTAAAACTCGTTATAAACGTcaacagcaaaaaagaaaaaaaattcacagaaaaGTGCATGAAAGGGATACAAAGGCCTCGTTTTTGCCAAaatgatttacaatttattttaataaatataaaaaatgtaaaaggtgtGAGTTATAGTTGACCCCTAGATAAACAGTTACAGTtgttttattaaatcattctcctcaaatgctattgacatTAGAAAattgtataccaatatcgcatgcaACTTTAGAGACGGCCCCTAAATTTGCAAATATCTAGCGTCCAACATCAAGCCAACtttataactattttttttataaatataaaaaatataaaaggtgtgcattaaaatttatatatattttaatacattatttactaatacattttttatttgtagttttattttaagattagATTATATACTGTGAAATAACatgaacattaatattattaatgataGGATTAACCCTCTACTGCACGCATTATTATGCAATCATGGAAAAAAAGTGttacagtgtttttttatatataaaatagactcaaattaacatatttatattttttttatttttcgtgGGGTACTTTTGGGtgcgttgccatatggcaacattgTGCGACAATGGAACAGCCTGATGTGTTTTCTCCCGAAATTACATGAAATTCATAGATGATTACAGACCTGTCTTTTAGAAatgaaatagtttttattatttaaaatgttttcaagaaCTTTGTGTACAAAATATGAAACTCATTTTCAAAGTattatttcaacaatatttacaaaacatctgaCGCAAACTCATAAGAACTGTTCAAGTGAAACTACTCTATGTGAAACACCTTAAAGCAGTTGTTCTCTCCGTTAAGGCAGAGGTGCACCTTGCACTTAGAGCAAACCACTCTGACGATTCCCTTGCAGCCAGGACTCTTGCACCTTCCTTTTGGTGCACCCATCTCTGGCCAGTGATCAAAGCGGTCAAGACGGATGCTGCTTGGTGGAAGGGGGGCAGTGGGTCCTTTGTGCCGCTTCTCTTCTATACGGACCTCCAAACTCTGTGAGGGTCTACCTTTTCGTTTGGTGGTGCCCTTGTTGACCTTTGTAAGGCAGAGTGCCACATTGACCTTGAAGTCCAGTAAGCTCAATTGTGTCTTCTGTGAAATTCCCATGGCATCAGAGTCCCTGCGGTAAAGCAACCATGCCTGCACCACTGTAAGATCAAAGAAGTGAAACACAATGCAGTGGTACCACTTCTTGGATCTGATCTTAGTACGGTACAGGGCAATGAGGGAATCCAATAGGCCAACACCACCCATGCACTTGTTGTACACGGTGACAATGTTGGGTCGCACAACTGTTACCatctgctttgctttcttgtccCACCTCTGCACTGTGGTGGTGGGGGTTGCTGCAGCGAAGGTACTGAGGAGGATAACTGGACGATTGTCGAACCATTTCACGGCTTTCAACGTGACGCTTTTGTGTTTTGCCTCCATTTCCTCAAATGTTCCGCGACCTTTAGCCTTCATTTCTTTGTCTTCTGTGAAGACACAACCGGCAAGTCTGTTCTTTCTCACAGTTCCCACACTGTGGATTTTAAATTTCTCCAGGATGACTTGTAGGTCTACCCCACAAAACCAATTATCATAAAACAGTTTGTAAGACATGTTGGGAGGGATGACTGAGGCCAATCTTAGCACTACATTGCCACTTGCACCGATGTCAGGCATTCCCTCAGCAGCAGGGACAGCACCAGTGTAGAATTCAAAATTGTGGACAATGCCATGTTGATCAGCTAACACAAAGATTTTGTATCCCCATCGTTTGGGCTTTTTGGGGTTGTACGTTTTCAGCCCACTTCTACCCTTAAAAGGGACAATTTGTTCATCGACGCAGAGCATTTCATCGATTGGAATGTCCTGGAAGCTCTTCAGAAGTGAATTCAACAAAGGCCTCACCTTGAACAAAATCCAGGTTGGCCTTCAGCAACTTGCTCAGTGTTATCTGCGAAGTGCAAGAATCTTTTAATCATCTCCCAGCGGGACAGTGACATGACATCTGCCACTTTATCAACTCGAGTATCTTTGCCCCAGTACATACGGGTGTACGGTAAGCCATAAGCAGACATGTAAAGGCATATGCCAAAGAATTGCTGAATCTCATCTGCTGATGCATTAAGTGGCTTGCTGGGATCTTCCTGTACTGCGTAAAGATTTGTCTGCTTTGCCACATCTTCAAAAACTTCTCTATTGAGAAGGCCTTCAAAGTATTGAATTGGCTCACGGACCATCATTAGATTCGGTAGTGCACCTTTCCATTTGGGTACTGGCAGGATGGTTCGCCTCCTTTGCCAATTCAGATTCTGAGCCTTTTCCACCTCAGGAGGTGCAGGTGCCTCCTCCTGAGCTTCAACTTCAActgaaatataagaaaaaaatagttattGCTGGCATCAAGTTTAGGATAATagaacatgcatgtgtttgtgcctttacgtgtgcgtgtgtgtgtgcacatgtgcatGGGGACTGCACAGCGACTTGTGTATGTGGTTATTTTTTGTTCACCATACAGATTTTGGAATTCCAAAAACCTCGAATTCTTGATCTACTTTACACCTTTCCCAACATCAGCTCAACAGTGCAAAGGAAGACATGTAACCTGAATGCTGAACATACCGGAATAGATACATACCTGTCTCTTAGTCCTCTGAGTCTACTATGCCTAATTCTGCCTGCCTCTCATACTCCTCGTCACTGATCCCTAGCTCATCCTCACTTTCATGTGATGGTATAACCACTTGTACCCTGTACATTTCAGCCCTCCTCTCAGCCTTGCCATAGAACACTGACGGCTTCATTTTCTGAACAAAATaagcatttatatattatacttttatactttacttttacttttataaatatatacaaatatatataaatatatgagtaGAATACAACCATCCAACTATATCAGTGCATCCATACATTGTCATACATACAAAGCTACTCTGCATTAGCATGGGCAAAATATTGTTCCATTACCGCAcaatgttgccatatggcaacatacctattttattgaataaaaaggTAATAGTAGTATCAAAACAATGTGACAATGATTGAAAAAAGATTAGAACTTACCCCAGATGCttgatgtaatttttaaattCTGAAGTATGACAAATTTAGGAAAATCTTCACATATTCACAAGCACTTTTTCAGCAACTGGAGTCATCAAAAGTGTGTGAAAAGAATGACAGTGCAAGGGTGTGTAGTGTCATGTGATGTCATCAAAGCATATCATTGGTTACCACCAGGTTCTACCATGAATTTAAGACCAATCAGAGCTcatgtttattttcaaatttcaagaaatgtccaaaaaaaagggtatgttgccatatggcaacaccgTGCAGTAGAGGGTTaactaacataaaaaaagattaataaattatctgaaaaatagattgttcattgttagttcatgttagttaacgcACTAAACCAAAGAGAGCTTATTATAAATTGTTGCCAACACTTTTCATGATCTATAACCATTCTTAAAAATAACTTGAATGATCTATAAACATTTCTGAaatgattatataaaaatatattaacattaaaattcattagctttttaaaatacatatttttctttgaaagattttTATATTGATTTGAATGCTCTATACACGTTTctacaacaaatatttaaaagtaatcctatagctCCATCTGGTGGTGGCCATGATTGATATTACACACTGCACGTTTGGTGTCGCTATCTGAACCAGTCCGAATGAGGTGCACCTAAATGGAGCGCGAGAACAGGACAGATTAGGGATATGCCTATGCAAGGCCAGGTTTACAAGCTCTATCTGTAAtgcgagcccatgttaatggatcagatCAGTATTGCAGTGCATACTGTATATGCACTGCAAACAGGGTACGTGTGAACCTGTACTTGACAAattgtagggttttttttttttgtccctaaaactgacagaaaaggataagggcctaagagatttcttgagctgtaatgatgaaaaaaacaacaaccaccacgttttttttccacttcatttttttatccactttattttcagtgtttatttgcgcatcttctcagttaacaacgactctgtgtagtaacagctgctctatgtgaaatcacgcacctgagggaatctaccgctgattagagaaccggctttactgacttttagatgcgcattaacgatcagccaatcgtgatcggagcagccctagtgttatccatacagtgttgtaaagtcgtgaaactatgcatacttcctcagaatgactttttctctatatgaaaaaatgcattttatgatgaATGCAGTTTGCAGTAAGCACACGGGACACGCCATTTCCGCATCTGCGCACACACCCACTCTCGCTCTCACCTCCAGTTTGCAGCTGAATACAAATTGTCAACGTAATATACAACTAGGCTATATCTGGCCAAATACATCAGCACAGTCCCgcgcagagaaaataaaaatacaaaagccCATGATGAAGCACGTGCATCACTTTCAGGTAACTGCGTTCAAAATCCGGTGAAATTATTTTGACTGTTGAcgatattaaatgttt from Carassius carassius chromosome 1, fCarCar2.1, whole genome shotgun sequence includes:
- the LOC132144716 gene encoding piggyBac transposable element-derived protein 2-like, whose amino-acid sequence is MKPSVFYGKAERRAEMYRVQVVIPSHESEDELGISDEEYERQAELVEVEAQEEAPAPPEVEKAQNLNWQRRRTILPVPKWKGALPNLMMVREPIQYFEGLLNREVFEDVAKQTNLYAVQEDPSKPLNASADEIQQFFGICLYMSAYGLPYTRMYWGKDTRVDKVADVMSLSRWEMIKRFLHFADNTEQVAEGQPGFCSRSGLKTYNPKKPKRWGYKIFVLADQHGIVHNFEFYTGAVPAAEGMPDIGASGNVVLRLASVIPPNMSYKLFYDNWFCGVDLQVILEKFKIHSVGTVRKNRLAGCVFTEDKEMKAKGRGTFEEMEAKHKSVTLKAVKWFDNRPVILLSTFAAATPTTTVQRWDKKAKQMVTVVRPNIVTVYNKCMGGVGLLDSLIALYRTKIRSKKWYHCIVFHFFDLTVVQAWLLYRRDSDAMGISQKTQLSLLDFKVNVALCLTKVNKGTTKRKGRPSQSLEVRIEEKRHKGPTAPLPPSSIRLDRFDHWPEMGAPKGRCKSPGCKGIVRVVCSKCKVHLCLNGENNCFKVFHIE